The Mytilus galloprovincialis chromosome 4, xbMytGall1.hap1.1, whole genome shotgun sequence genome contains a region encoding:
- the LOC143071251 gene encoding DNA repair protein complementing XP-A cells homolog isoform X1: MTDGKSPENKMENEMEEKKLAPSQKAMIERNRQKALLLRQARLMKKPYAKDKNDVGQKVKGPAKVIDTGAGFYLEEDDEEDKLMANIPIKHAPGR, translated from the exons ATGACTGATGGAAAGAGCCCCG AGAACAAAATGGAGAATGAAATGGAAGAAAAGAAGCTTGCCCCATCACAGAAGGCTATGATAGAAAGGAACAGACAAAAAGCTTTACTTCTTAGACAAGCCAGACTGATGAAAAAACCTTATGCTAAAGATAAAAATGATGTGGG GCAAAAAGTGAAAGGTCCAGCTAAAGTGATTGACACTGGTGCAGGATTTTATCTTGAGGAAGATGATGAAGAAGATAAATTAATGGCAAACATTCCAATAAAGCATGCTCCTGGTAGGTGA
- the LOC143071251 gene encoding DNA repair protein complementing XP-A cells homolog isoform X2, which produces MENEMEEKKLAPSQKAMIERNRQKALLLRQARLMKKPYAKDKNDVGQKVKGPAKVIDTGAGFYLEEDDEEDKLMANIPIKHAPGR; this is translated from the exons ATGGAGAATGAAATGGAAGAAAAGAAGCTTGCCCCATCACAGAAGGCTATGATAGAAAGGAACAGACAAAAAGCTTTACTTCTTAGACAAGCCAGACTGATGAAAAAACCTTATGCTAAAGATAAAAATGATGTGGG GCAAAAAGTGAAAGGTCCAGCTAAAGTGATTGACACTGGTGCAGGATTTTATCTTGAGGAAGATGATGAAGAAGATAAATTAATGGCAAACATTCCAATAAAGCATGCTCCTGGTAGGTGA